One genomic window of Roseofilum capinflatum BLCC-M114 includes the following:
- the rfbD gene encoding dTDP-4-dehydrorhamnose reductase translates to MTRILVTGAQGQLGQELVKVLKPLGEVTGIDRQELDLTEFDQVEAFWQDLQPEIVVHGAAYTAVDKAEEDADLAMQVNGEAPGQLARLAAASGAKLIHISTDYVFDGGKNQPYLETDLTNPLSSYGRSKLRGEELVQESGATFAILRTAWVYGNGMTGNFVKTMLRLGQEREELRVVYDQVGSPTWTVDLAGAIAQLIPKLNPETVGIYHYTNAGVTSWYDFAIAIFEEAQKLGIPLKIKRVLPITTDQYPTPAKRPAYSVLSGQKLADLLGNPAPHWRESLQKMLAEYAENLVY, encoded by the coding sequence ATGACCCGAATTTTGGTAACGGGGGCCCAAGGTCAGTTGGGCCAAGAGTTGGTCAAGGTGTTGAAACCCTTGGGAGAGGTGACGGGAATCGATCGCCAGGAACTGGATTTAACCGAGTTTGACCAGGTAGAAGCCTTTTGGCAAGACTTGCAACCGGAGATTGTGGTGCATGGAGCAGCCTATACCGCAGTGGATAAGGCTGAAGAAGATGCCGATCTGGCCATGCAAGTCAATGGGGAAGCACCGGGACAATTAGCCCGTTTAGCAGCCGCTTCTGGCGCAAAGTTAATCCATATTTCTACGGATTATGTATTTGATGGCGGTAAAAATCAGCCCTATTTGGAAACCGATTTAACTAACCCCTTAAGCTCCTATGGGCGATCGAAGTTGCGGGGGGAAGAGCTTGTACAAGAGAGTGGCGCAACCTTTGCCATCCTGAGAACGGCTTGGGTGTATGGGAATGGGATGACGGGTAATTTCGTCAAAACCATGCTCCGCCTGGGTCAAGAGCGAGAAGAGTTGCGCGTGGTCTACGATCAGGTCGGTTCGCCGACTTGGACGGTAGATTTAGCGGGGGCGATCGCCCAATTGATTCCCAAGCTGAACCCGGAAACTGTAGGTATCTATCATTACACAAACGCGGGTGTGACCAGTTGGTATGATTTTGCGATCGCCATTTTTGAAGAAGCCCAAAAGTTAGGCATTCCCCTAAAAATTAAACGAGTGCTTCCCATTACCACCGATCAATATCCCACTCCCGCAAAACGTCCCGCTTACTCCGTTCTTTCAGGTCAAAAACTCGCTGATCTCCTGGGAAACCCTGCCCCCCACTGGCGCGAAAGTTTGCAGAAAATGTTAGCCGAATATGCCGAAAACTTAGTGTATTAG
- the rfbC gene encoding dTDP-4-dehydrorhamnose 3,5-epimerase: protein MQCIPTKIPDVLILEPKVFGDDRGFFFESYNHKRFAELTGQSVEFVQDNHSRSVKGVLRGLHYQIEQAQGKLVRAAVGEILDVAVDIRKSSPHFGQWVSCLLTAQNHRQLWIPPGFAHGFVVLSEIAEVLYKASDYYAPQHERSILWNDPDIAIDWQIEGLEPTLSAKDQAGKLLSDAEVYS, encoded by the coding sequence ATGCAATGTATCCCGACAAAAATTCCCGATGTTCTGATCCTAGAACCCAAAGTTTTTGGAGACGATCGCGGTTTCTTTTTTGAAAGCTATAATCATAAACGCTTTGCCGAACTCACCGGCCAATCCGTGGAGTTTGTTCAAGATAACCATTCCCGCTCCGTTAAAGGAGTGCTAAGGGGTCTGCATTACCAAATTGAGCAGGCCCAGGGTAAGCTCGTCCGCGCTGCGGTAGGGGAAATCTTAGATGTAGCCGTGGATATCCGCAAAAGCAGCCCCCATTTTGGCCAGTGGGTAAGCTGTTTGTTAACGGCCCAAAATCACCGCCAGTTATGGATTCCACCGGGATTTGCCCATGGGTTTGTGGTGCTGTCGGAGATAGCAGAAGTGCTGTATAAAGCCAGTGATTATTATGCTCCCCAGCACGAGCGCTCCATTTTGTGGAACGATCCTGATATTGCCATCGATTGGCAGATTGAAGGGTTGGAACCCACCTTATCGGCCAAAGATCAAGCCGGTAAACTCTTGTCAGACGCTGAGGTATATTCATGA
- a CDS encoding HlyD family efflux transporter periplasmic adaptor subunit gives MKTQAKYTETYVEQPILLERPVIWSQVLVWLLLLITSSGIAWAAIAKIEQAVPAQGQLEPQGSVNEVKSPTSGMVREILIKDGDVVQQGELLITFDPTAPQADIESLTKQQITLQEEIEIYNRILSGGSIQGGPPELASLASLRQTLLAENEYFNAQLDGYNPNQPVSSAFNLNQDRLLSASRAEYQSRVEAARLKISELDKQINRTQRQASAIVPRIAKTKETLAIHENTLDRIRPVVEEGALSQLQYDRQEQEVLRYQDELLAREGELEQLQLEEQRLRVEQAQSQQALSNAIAISAKDILTRVADNQRRIAEIDSQLARAKIETNKRLAEVEGELIKAQQALGYQELRAPVSGVVFDLQAGTGYVAQATERLLSIVPNDALIAEVYIQNKDIGFVDEGMEVELDVSSFPSSEFGTIRGTLTWIGSDALEPTQVRPFYAFPAKIQLEKQYFTVNDKQLDLQAGMDISANIKVRKRTVLSLLTDKFDTKLRSLETVR, from the coding sequence ATGAAAACGCAAGCTAAATACACAGAAACTTATGTCGAACAGCCTATATTGCTAGAGCGGCCAGTGATTTGGTCTCAAGTCCTGGTGTGGTTGCTGTTATTGATTACGTCTTCGGGAATTGCTTGGGCGGCGATCGCCAAAATAGAGCAGGCTGTTCCGGCTCAAGGGCAACTGGAACCTCAAGGCTCGGTTAATGAAGTCAAATCGCCCACCAGTGGCATGGTGCGGGAAATTCTGATTAAAGATGGGGATGTGGTACAACAGGGTGAACTGTTAATTACGTTTGACCCCACGGCTCCCCAAGCGGATATTGAATCCCTCACCAAGCAACAAATTACTCTGCAAGAAGAAATAGAAATTTACAATCGCATCCTCTCTGGGGGAAGCATTCAAGGTGGGCCTCCAGAACTGGCCTCTTTAGCCAGTCTGCGCCAAACCCTATTGGCAGAAAATGAATACTTTAATGCCCAACTCGATGGCTATAACCCCAATCAACCGGTCAGTAGTGCCTTTAATCTAAACCAAGATCGACTGCTGAGTGCGTCTCGTGCAGAATACCAATCTAGGGTAGAAGCTGCTCGGCTGAAAATTTCGGAGTTAGACAAACAAATCAACCGCACCCAACGCCAAGCCAGTGCGATCGTGCCTCGGATAGCTAAGACCAAAGAAACCCTAGCCATTCATGAGAACACTCTAGATCGTATTCGTCCCGTCGTGGAAGAAGGGGCCCTCTCCCAACTCCAGTACGATCGCCAAGAACAGGAAGTGCTGCGCTATCAGGATGAATTGCTGGCTAGGGAAGGAGAACTCGAACAGCTCCAGCTAGAGGAACAACGGTTGCGGGTGGAACAAGCCCAATCTCAACAAGCCTTATCCAATGCGATCGCCATTTCTGCCAAAGATATCTTAACCAGAGTTGCCGATAACCAACGCCGGATCGCCGAGATCGATTCCCAACTGGCTCGCGCCAAAATTGAAACCAACAAGCGGTTAGCCGAAGTCGAAGGGGAACTGATCAAAGCCCAACAGGCCCTGGGTTATCAAGAATTACGAGCGCCCGTTAGCGGAGTAGTCTTTGATTTACAAGCCGGTACGGGCTACGTTGCCCAAGCCACAGAGCGCCTGTTGTCCATTGTTCCCAACGATGCCTTAATTGCTGAGGTTTATATCCAGAATAAAGATATTGGCTTTGTCGATGAAGGCATGGAAGTCGAGTTAGATGTCTCCTCTTTCCCCTCTTCTGAATTTGGCACGATTAGAGGAACCCTGACCTGGATCGGCTCCGATGCCCTAGAACCCACCCAAGTGCGACCTTTCTACGCATTCCCAGCCAAAATTCAGTTAGAAAAACAGTATTTTACAGTCAATGATAAGCAACTCGATTTGCAAGCGGGGATGGATATTAGTGCCAACATTAAAGTGCGGAAACGGACAGTTTTAAGTCTGTTAACCGATAAGTTTGACACCAAACTCCGCAGCTTAGAAACCGTTCGTTAA